A single genomic interval of Helianthus annuus cultivar XRQ/B chromosome 6, HanXRQr2.0-SUNRISE, whole genome shotgun sequence harbors:
- the LOC110908435 gene encoding ankyrin repeat-containing protein At5g02620, producing MALTEAEAKDLRTSSELYEALINGEDDKVIETCLGIPEGPLHTPTIHEDTVLALATNLKKNDLVLELLDMVPMHESHKLTCQNIGGNTILHEASYNNKTVEAATVMLARAPMLLGMTNRLGETALFTAAASGKTEIFKLLHREVCRTIHGPALKSFLQRDHDKSTILHKAILSRNYWLAHEIAVKHPHLINENDVDEMTPLQLLSCSPPVFGPKSFLMRMIYKLIDADIEDANTMFPWLRKIKKEKYQCEWAMKLVKVLVKADTSWRMTESYIKKGRSKVHLYGKSQSIDIAEQDLKPLTPLLLATINGCIEIVEEILRVYPQAIDHIDHDGRNILSLAILHRRIEIIDLVDKLKTQKLRVRRKIDNYGNTLLHLVAEREDEVTEDLKGPALVLQEDTLLFKRIKEMCKPVDAMKLNSKGKTAEQLFFDNNNKLRSDAKEWMSENAKNCSIVAVLIATVAFAAAYTVPGGPDSKTGYPVLKNKPLFLIFTIADAISLSSSLTSVIIFLNIVTSSFRFKDFETSMFQKLHLGLTLLIVAVTMMMVAFAATLILTISSGRKWTDITLYTVSFFPVLIFVFTYIRFYKQLGGAIYRAFKQMIDEALEHYRSPKPIVWQYNRHSRHQTVDGSRILV from the exons ATGGCTCTAACAGAAGCAGAAGCCAAGGACCTGCGCACTAGTTCCGAACTATATGAAGCTTTGATAAATGGGGAAGATGATAAAGTTATAGAGACATGTCTAGGGATTCCAGAAGGTCCTTTGCATACACCAACAATACATGAAGACACCGTCCTTGCTCTGGCTACGAACCTGAAGAAAAACGACCTTGTGTTAGAGCTCCTTGATATGGTGCCTATGCATGAATCTCACAAACTCACTTGCCAAAACATAGGTGGAAATACAATCCTTCACGAGGCTAGCTATAATAACAAGACAGTTGAGGCGGCTACAGTGATGCTAGCCAGGGCTCCTATGCTGCTTGGCATGACCAACAGGCTTGGAGAAACTGCTTTATTCACTGCAGCTGCAAGTGGCAAGACCGAAATCTTCAAGTTACTTCATCGGGAAGTCTGTAGAACAATACACGGTCCGGCTTTGAAAAGCTTTCTTCAAAGGGACCATGATAAATCTACCATACTCCACAAAGCAATTCTCAGTAGAAACTACT GGCTAGCGCATGAGATAGCAGTGAAGCACCCGCATTTAATAAATGAGAACGACGTTGATGAGATGACACCTCTTCAACTTCTTTCTTGCAGCCCCCCGGTGTTTGGTCCGAAAAGTTTCCTCATGCGCATGATATACAAGC TAATTGATGCTGATATTGAAGATGCCAACACAATGTTTCCCTGGTTAAGGAAGATAAAAAAAGAAAAGTATCAATGTGAGTGGGCAATGAAGCTTGTTAAGGTGTTGGTGAAAGCTGACACGTCATGGCGAATGACTGAATCATATATAAAGAAAGGTAGATCTAAGGTTCACTTATATGGTAAGAGTCAATCCATTGATATAGCTGAACAGGACTTAAAGCCCCTCACTCCATTGTTATTAGCAACCATAAACGGTTGCATAGAGATTGTTGAGGAAATCCTTAGAGTTTATCCTCAGGCAATTGATCATATTGATCATGATGGGCGCAACATTTTAAGTTTGGCTATCTTGCATCGGCGTATTGAGATTATTGATCTTGTGGACAAGTTGAAGACTCAAAAGCTGAGAGTGAGAAGAAAGATTGATAATTATGGAAACACATTGCTCCATTTAGTTGCTGAAAGAGAAGATGAAGTTACTGAGGATCTTAAAGGTCCTGCTCTTGTACTACAAGAGGATACGCTTCTTTTTAAG AGAATAAAAGAGATGTGCAAACCTGTTGACGCCATGAAGTTGAACTCCAAAGGGAAGACTGCAGAACAATTATTTTTCGACAATAATAATAAACTTCGCTCGGATGCTAAAGAATGGATGAGTGAGAATGCAAAAAACTGCTCCATTGTTGCTGTGCTCATAGCTACCGTTGCCTTTGCTGCAGCATACACTGTGCCAGGAGGTCCAGATTCAAAAACGGGTTACCCAGTTCTCAAAAACAAACCTTTGTTTCTCATATTTACCATAGCTGATGCAATCTCACTCTCCTCAAGTTTAACTTCAGTTATCATATTCCTCAATATTGTCACATCATCGTTCCGGTTTAAGGATTTCGAGACATCTATGTTTCAAAAGTTACATTTAGGACTCACCTTGTTGATTGTAGCGGTGACAATGATGATGGTGGCGTTTGCTGCAACACTTATACTAACCATCAGTAGCGGGAGGAAATGGACCGACATCACTTTGTACACTGTTTCATTCTTCCCTGTGCTCATTTTTGTGTTCACATATATTCGATTTTACAAGCAACTTGGTGGAGCTATTTACCGGGCATTCAAGCAGATGATAGATGAAGCACTCGAGCATTACCGTAGTCCCAAACCTATAGTATGGCAGTATAATCGTCATTCTAGACATCAAACCGTTGATGGTTCTCGGATCCTTGTTTAG